Within the Solwaraspora sp. WMMA2056 genome, the region GCGCGCGTACGGCTACCACCGGCCGACGCCGCCGGTCGAGTCCGTACCGCCGGGCGCTGCGGCCGAGTCCGTACCGCCGGGCCCGCCGGCCGGGTCCGGGGCCGAACCTGCCCGGCACGGCGCCGGCCAGAAGGTGTGACCTCGAACGCAAGGAGACGTCGATGCGAGCGGTGGTAGCCGTCGAAGGACGGATCGCACGGACCCCGGACGACAGACTGTGGACCGAGATCGGGCAGGACCACCAGTTCTGGACCCGGTACCTGACGGCGTTCGACGAGGTCCGGGTGGTCGCCCGGGTACGCGACGTCGCCGTCGCGCCGCCCGAGGCGAAACGGGTCGACGGCCCGCAGGTGCAGGTGCGGCCGGTGCCGCACTACCTCGGCCCGTACCAGTACCTCGCCCGCCGGGCCGCGATCGGCCGGGCGCTGCGCGACTGCGTCGGACCCGCCGACGCGCTGATCCTGCGGGCCCCGACACCGGTCGGCGGCCTGCTCGCCGCCGCCCGGGACCGGCAGCGACTGCCGTACGCGGTGGAAGTCGTCGGCGACCCGTACGACCTGTTCGCCCCCGGCGTGGTGGACCACCCGCTGCGGCCGGTGCTGCGCCGCACCTGGGTCCGGCAGCTGCGCCGACAGTGCCGGCGCGCCATCGCCGTCGGGTACGTGACCGAACAGTTCCTGCAGGCCAGATATCCGACCGCCGCGGGCGCGATCAGCGTCGCCGTCTCCGACGTCGACCTCGCCCCGGCCGCGTACGTCGACACCCCCCGTACGGCCGTCCGGCCCGCCGGACCCACCACGCTGATCAGCGTCGGCTCCCTGGAGCAGCGCTACAAAGGCGTCGACACCCTGATCACGGCGCTCGCCGGGCTGGTCGCCGCCGGCCGCGACCTGCGGCTGGTGCACGTCGGCGACGGCCGGTACCGGCCATGGCTGACCGACCTCGCCCGCCATCACCGCGTCGCCGACCGGGTCGAATTCACCGGCGCGCTGCCGCCGGGCGACGCCGTCCGCCGGCGACTCGACGCCGCCGACCTGTTCGTCATGCCGTCGCGCACCGAAGGCCTGCCCCGCGCGATGCTCGAAGCGATGGCGCGGGCGCTGCCCGCCGTCGGTTCCACCGTCGGCGGCATCCCCGAACTACTGCCAGCGGAGTTCACCGTCGCGCCCGACGACCCGCACCGGCTGGCCGCGACCATCGCCGCGCTGCTGGACCGGCCGGAGCTGATGGCCGCCGCGTCGGCCCGCAACCTGGCCCGCGCCCGGGACTACGCCGCGTCCGAACTGCGCGCCCGCCGGGCCGGCTTCTACCAGGCCGTCGCCGACGCGACCGCCGCCCGGTGCCGCCGACACGCCACCACCCGGCAGAGGAGCTACACGTGAGCCGGCCATTCGCCGCTTCGACCACCAGGACACCGGCTGCGGCAGCGTCGGCGGCGGTCCGGGAGCCGGCGGAACCGGTGCACGTGGTCCACGTCATCGCCAGCCTGGACCGGGGCGGCGCGGAGACACTCTCGCTCGACATGTGCCGGGCGATCCCCGCCGACGAGGTCCGGCAGACCTTCATCACCATGGGCGGGCGCGAGGGCAGCCTCGCCCCGCAGTTCCGGGCCGCCGGAGCCGAGGTCGTGCAGGTCCCGCAGCACCCGGCCGTCACCCACCCGGTGCGGCTGCGGCGGTGCCTGCGGTCCCGGCCGGTCGACGTGGTGGTCTCCCACATCAGCCTGTTCAGCGCGATCGTGCTGGCGGTGGCGATGCTGCGGGGCGTACCGGTGCGGATCGCCCGGATGTGGAGCGAGGGCGACGGCCGCCGCGACACCGCCGCCCGCCGAATGTTGCGCGCCGTACTGCGCCGCCTGCTGCACCTGGTCGCCACCGACATCGTCGCCGTCAGCGACGCGGCGATGGCGTACGCCGGACGCCGCGCCGGCCTGCCCGGCTGCCGGATCCTCTACAACAGCGTCGACGCCGCCCGGGTCGCCGGCCCCGACCGGCTCGCCGCCCGCCGGCAGTGGAGCATCCCCTCCGACGACGTCGTCATCGGCTACATCGGCAGGGCCGCACCGGAGAAGAACCGGCCGTTCCTGGTCGACGTGCACCGCGCGGTCCGCGACCAGACACCGCCGGGGCAACCGACGACCCGGCTGCTGGTCGTCGGCCCGTGCGGCACCGACGACATCGTGTCGGCCCACCCCGACGTGGTCGACGACCCGACGGTCACCCTCGCCGGCGAAGTCGACGAGATCGCCTCGGTCCTCGCCGCCGCCGACGTGTTCGTCCTGACCTCCCACTGGGAGGGACTGCCCGGGGTGGTCCTCGAAGCGCTCGCCGCCGGGCTGCCGGTCGTCGCCACCGACCTGCCCTGCCTGCGGGAGGCGTCCCGGTACGTCGACGGGCTCACCCTCGTCGACCTGGCCGCCGGAGCACACCGGTGGGCCGAGGCGGTGACCAGCGCCGCCCGGACCGACCAGGACGGGCGGGCCCGGATCCGGGCGAGTTTCACCGCGTCGCCGTTCCAGACCCGGCACGCGGCCGCGCAGTGGCGGACACTGTGGCGGGCCGACCCCCGGTGATCCGCAGCCGGCGGTCCACCCTTGCCCTGCTGACCGCCTCCAGCGCCGTCCAGCTGGGCAGCAACATGGTGGCGGCGCTGCTGGCCAGCGCGGTGCTCGGCCCGCACGGGCGTGGCCTGATGGTGCTCGGCGTCTCCACCGCCGGAATCGTGCCACTGCTCGCCGGCCTGGGCACCGGTCCGCAACTGCGGGCGGCGTACCCGTCGACCCCGACCGGTACCCGCCGGCGCGACCTGGTTGCCAGCTACACCTGGTGGTCGGTCGCGGCGGTCGGCATCGCCGCCGTCGCCGCCGTCGCCGTCTCGGCGGCCTGCGCCCCGCTGATCGACCCGGGCCTGGCCGACCCCCGCTACCTGCTCGCCCTGTCCGTGCTGACCTGCGGGTACGTCGCCCACACCCAACTGCCCGACAGCTGGTACGCCGCCGGCGGGTTCCGCAGCGGCAGCCTGTGGGCGATCACCACCACCGTCGGCGGGACCGTCGGGCTGCTCGTCGCCGTGGCCGTCGCCCCGGCCGTCTGGACCCTGCTGGCCGGCCAGGGCCTCGGCATGCTCGCGGCGGTCACCGTACAGGTGACCCGGCTGCGCGCCGCCGGGCTGCTGAGCTTCGCGCCACCGACCCGCGGTGACCTGTCGGCCCTGCTCCGCCACGGGGTCCGGGCGCTCGGCCTCACCCTCGGACTGGCGCTGACGCTACGGCTCGACCGGTACGTGCTCGGCGCGATCACCGGCGCGGCGACGGTCGGCGTCTACTCGGTGGCGTCCACCCTCGGCCAGCTGCCCCGGATGGTGCCCACCGCCATCGGCCAACTCGTCAACCGCGACGCCGCGCTCACCGACCGCCCGTTGCGCCCGGTACGCACGGTGACGACCACCGCCGTCGCCGTCGTCGCCGCCGGCGCGGTGACCGTCGGACTCGGCTGGCTGGTGATCGTGCCACTGCTCGGCCCGCAGTTCGCCGGTGCCCGGCCGCTGCTGCTGGTCCTCGTCGTCGCCGAGATCGCCTTCGTGCCGTACGCGGTGGCCAGCCGGGCCCTGCTCGGCGCCGGCCGGATGGGCGCCGTCGGCGCGTTCGGCCTGCTCTGGAGCGCGGCGGCGGTGCTGCTGTTCGTCGTCGCAGTCGGGCTGTGGGGCGCGCTCGGTGCGGCCCTGGCCTGCGTCACGCTGTACGCCGGACTCTCCGTCTCGTCCTGGTGGCTGCTGACCCGACGACTCACCCGCCGCCCGGCCCGGGAACCGGCCGAGGCGCGCCCACGACCCGCCCCGTTGACCCGGGTGTGAAGCCACCCTCGACGACAGGAGTCAACTCGATGCTCGCCTACGGACAGCCCTGCCTCGACGCCTCCGACGCCGACGCGGTCGCCGACGCCGTCCGCACCGGATGGCTGACCGCCGGACCGACCGTCCACCGGTTCGAAGCCGCACTCGGCGCCCACCTCGGCGGAGTCGGCTGCGTCAGTGTCAGCTCCGGCACCGCCGCGCTGCACACCGCGTACGCCGCTGTCGGCCTGCGCCCCTTCGACGAGGTGGTCACCACG harbors:
- a CDS encoding oligosaccharide flippase family protein; amino-acid sequence: MAGRPPVIRSRRSTLALLTASSAVQLGSNMVAALLASAVLGPHGRGLMVLGVSTAGIVPLLAGLGTGPQLRAAYPSTPTGTRRRDLVASYTWWSVAAVGIAAVAAVAVSAACAPLIDPGLADPRYLLALSVLTCGYVAHTQLPDSWYAAGGFRSGSLWAITTTVGGTVGLLVAVAVAPAVWTLLAGQGLGMLAAVTVQVTRLRAAGLLSFAPPTRGDLSALLRHGVRALGLTLGLALTLRLDRYVLGAITGAATVGVYSVASTLGQLPRMVPTAIGQLVNRDAALTDRPLRPVRTVTTTAVAVVAAGAVTVGLGWLVIVPLLGPQFAGARPLLLVLVVAEIAFVPYAVASRALLGAGRMGAVGAFGLLWSAAAVLLFVVAVGLWGALGAALACVTLYAGLSVSSWWLLTRRLTRRPAREPAEARPRPAPLTRV
- a CDS encoding glycosyltransferase family 4 protein gives rise to the protein MRAVVAVEGRIARTPDDRLWTEIGQDHQFWTRYLTAFDEVRVVARVRDVAVAPPEAKRVDGPQVQVRPVPHYLGPYQYLARRAAIGRALRDCVGPADALILRAPTPVGGLLAAARDRQRLPYAVEVVGDPYDLFAPGVVDHPLRPVLRRTWVRQLRRQCRRAIAVGYVTEQFLQARYPTAAGAISVAVSDVDLAPAAYVDTPRTAVRPAGPTTLISVGSLEQRYKGVDTLITALAGLVAAGRDLRLVHVGDGRYRPWLTDLARHHRVADRVEFTGALPPGDAVRRRLDAADLFVMPSRTEGLPRAMLEAMARALPAVGSTVGGIPELLPAEFTVAPDDPHRLAATIAALLDRPELMAAASARNLARARDYAASELRARRAGFYQAVADATAARCRRHATTRQRSYT
- a CDS encoding glycosyltransferase produces the protein MSRPFAASTTRTPAAAASAAVREPAEPVHVVHVIASLDRGGAETLSLDMCRAIPADEVRQTFITMGGREGSLAPQFRAAGAEVVQVPQHPAVTHPVRLRRCLRSRPVDVVVSHISLFSAIVLAVAMLRGVPVRIARMWSEGDGRRDTAARRMLRAVLRRLLHLVATDIVAVSDAAMAYAGRRAGLPGCRILYNSVDAARVAGPDRLAARRQWSIPSDDVVIGYIGRAAPEKNRPFLVDVHRAVRDQTPPGQPTTRLLVVGPCGTDDIVSAHPDVVDDPTVTLAGEVDEIASVLAAADVFVLTSHWEGLPGVVLEALAAGLPVVATDLPCLREASRYVDGLTLVDLAAGAHRWAEAVTSAARTDQDGRARIRASFTASPFQTRHAAAQWRTLWRADPR